A part of Chroicocephalus ridibundus chromosome 5, bChrRid1.1, whole genome shotgun sequence genomic DNA contains:
- the LOC134515825 gene encoding programmed cell death protein 4-like, giving the protein MAVPAAELGAADRAPFSTGPCLVGTEEEEDGDEELLGAGGPRTWTPQEKLLHEARLKAKAKRRLRRTSSRDSTRESLSEGGEPGPEPGSPKGRAHDRRSRMGKGRGLPKKGGAGGKGVWGAPGVVYGYQEPDARDPNYDEAAQGDTVYATVVPELEEGELEKNVQPMVMEYFEHGDTSEVMELLRGLNLGSRRHAVPSLAVALALEGKASHRELTSRLLSDLVGHIVTPEDIAWAFDKMLRDLPDLILDTPEAPQMLGQFIARAVADHALPLDFLERYKGRVDCEHARAALDRAAVLLRIKRDVNRLDNVWGVGGGQRPVKHLVKEMNLLLREYLLSGEVSEAEHCLRELEVPHFHHELVYEAVVMVLEGSGEGPVAMMVTLLKVLWETGLVTLDQMNRGFQRVYEELGDISLDVPLAHSLLERLVELCFDRGIITKALRDACPARGRKRFVSEGDGGQVKQ; this is encoded by the exons ATGGCCGTCCCCGCCGCCGAACTGGGCGCCGCCGACCGCGCCCCCTTCTCCACG GGCCCCTGCCTGGTGggcacggaggaggaggaggacggggacgaggagctgctgggggccgggggtccccgcACCTGGACCccccaggagaagctgctgcacgAGGCGCGGCTGAAGGCCAAGGCCAAGCGGCGGCTGCGGCGCACCTCGTCCCGGGACTCGACCCGCGAGTCGCTCTCCGAGGGGGGCGAACCCGGCCCCGAGCCCGGCAGCCCCAAGGGCAGGGCCCACGACCGCAGGTCCCGCATGGGCAAGGGCCGAGGGCTGCCCAAGAAAG GTGGTGCCGGGGGCAAGGGTGTGTGGGGTGCCCCTGGTGTGGTCTACGGCTACCAGGAGCCCGATGCCCGTGACCCCAACTATGATGAGGCGGCTCAG GGCGACACTGTCTACGCCACCGTGGTCCCCGAGCTGGaggagggggagctggagaagaacgTTCAGCCCATGGTGATGGAGTACTTTGAGCATGGGGACACCAGCGAGGTCATG gagctgctgcgggggcTGAACCTGGGCAGCCGGCGGCACGCGGTGCCCTCGCTGGCGGTGGCCTTGGCGCTGGAGGGCAAGGCCAGCCACCGCGAGCTGACCTCCCGCCTGCTCTCCGACCTGGTGGGCCACATCGTCACCCCGGAGGACATCGCCTGGGCCTTCGACAAGATGCTGCGGGACCTGCCCGACCTCATCCTCGACACCCCCGAGGCTCCCCAG ATGCTGGGGCAGTTCATCGCCCGGGCAGTGGCCGACCACGCGCTGCCCCTGGACTTCCTGGAGCGCTACAAGGGGCGCGTGGACTGCGAGCACGCCAG GGCTGCCCTCGACCGCGCCGCTGTCTTGCTCCGCATCAAGCGCGACGTCAACCGGCTGGACAACGTTTGGGGCGTGGGGGGCGGCCAGCGCCCTGTCAAGCACCTCGTCAAGGAG atgAACCTGCTGCTGCGGGAGTACCTGCTCTCCGGGGAGGTGTCGGAGGCCGAGCACTGCCTGCGGGAGCTGGAGGTGCCCCACTTTCACCACGAGCTGGTGTAcgag GCAGTGGTGATGGTGCTGGAGGGCTCTGGAGAGGGGCCGGTGGCCATGATGGTGACGCTGCTGAAGGTGCTCTGGGAAACGGGGCTGGTGACGCTGGACCAGATGAACCGG GGCTTCCAGCGGGTGTACGAGGAGCTGGGGGACATCAGCCTGGACGTGCCGCTGGCCCACAGCCTCCTGGAGCGGCTGGTGGAGCTCTGCTTCGACCGCGGCATCATCACCAAGGCACTGCGGGATGCCTGCCCCGCCAG GGGCCGGAAGCGCTTCGTGAGCGAGGGCGATGGGGGACAGGTCAAGCAGTGA
- the WBP1 gene encoding WW domain-binding protein 1 yields the protein MERPGSGGAEGAWAALLGRQHQQAREYCPGVNNQPYVCETGHCCGETGCCTYYYELWWFWLLWTILILFSCCCAYRHRRAKLRLQQQQRQREINLIAYHGACNYPTSMMDLRMLASFKLPAYEEVAHRPSTPPPPYSSILAQLSGPRSRLGSSSLTLSPSSENYTSCSCESSCATSPSSTSLSVQVTDETEHSRASTPSEEGGTSSTGTGASWELPPEEAPARGAPHKHALFSSTVDFFEADCHPCSDIEEGEEEEGGAAQEEGSSSEHFRHRRLTGDSGIEVGRCQEEEEGEGEGTHLLGKAGPTHPPRCGLPGQGDSEGPGSPALPV from the exons ATGGAGCGgcccgggagcggcggcgccgAGGGGGCCTGGGCCGCGCTGCTGGgccggcagcaccagcag GCCCGGGAGTACTGCCCGGGGGTGAACAACCAGCCCTACGTCTGCGAGACCGGGCACTGCTGCGGGGAGACTGGCTGCTGCACCTACTACTACGAGCTGTGGT GGTTCTGGCTCCTCTGGACCATCCTCAtcctcttcagctgctgctgcgcctacCGGCACCGCCGGGCCAAGCTgcgcctgcagcagcagcagcggcagcgggaGATCAACCTCATCGCCTACCACGGTGCCTGCAACTACCCCACCTCCATGATGGACCTCA GGATGCTGGCTTCCTTCAAGCTGCCTGCCTACGAGGAGGTGGCCCACCGCCCCAGCACGCCACCGCCGCCCTACAGCTCCATCCTGGCCCAACTGAGCGGGCCCCGCAGCCGCCTGGGCTCCAGCAGCCTCACCCTCTCGCCCAGCTCAGAGAACTACACCAGCTGCTCCTGCGAGTCCAGCTGCGCCacctcccccagcagcacctcgCTCTCGGTGCAGGTGACGGATGAGACGGAGCACAGCCGGGCCAGCACACCCAGCGAGGAGGGAGGTACCAGCAGCACCGGCACCGGCGCCAGCTGGGAGCTGCCCCCTGAGGAGGCGCCGGCCCGCGGGGCCCCGCACAAGCACGCCCTCTTCTCCTCCACCGTGGACTTCTTTGAGGCCGACTGCCACCCCTGCTCCGACATCGaggagggtgaggaagaggagggcggcGCAGcccaggaggaaggcagcagcagcgaGCATTTCCGGCACCGGCGCCTGACGGGGGACTCAGGCATCGAGGTGGGGcgctgccaggaggaggaggagggcgagggtGAGGGCACCCACCTCCTGGGCAAGGCCGGTCCCACACACCCGCCGCGCTGTGGGCTGCCGGGCCAGGGGGACAGCGAGGGGCCTGGCTCGCCCGCACTGCCTGTCTGA
- the RTKN gene encoding LOW QUALITY PROTEIN: rhotekin (The sequence of the model RefSeq protein was modified relative to this genomic sequence to represent the inferred CDS: deleted 2 bases in 2 codons), whose product MFCRNQRSRVTVARGSALEMEIRRGRCRLSLLADSPQDTEIQRKMERELRLREGACKLLAACSRREQALEAAKSLLVCNSRVLAYMAELQRRKEAQVLRRTARRPSDAGPTDERLPCRGTVCISDLRIPLMWKDTEYFRNKGELHRCAVFCLLQLGAEIHDTPMVLVDRTLTDICFESAVLFSEAGPDFELKVELYSAGLAGGSAQGSTPRKLATRLSTSLGRSSGKRVRAAMDGAPGSPPGNGGTSPLLLPAPSVPGPKFHLLAHAVLSLAEVQDGFRTHDLAIASNEESSFWLPLYGSMCCRLAAQPRCMAAPVTSGFLRLQQPGAEAQSGARLYCVLRGTDLLCYHDPGEAEAGLEPALTIAVNKETRIRAAEREGRGQPHGMAVTNRYGGEEVTHTLLAESRAEAQRWMEAFWQHFYDMSQWKQCCDELMRIEVPPPRRPPAMLPRQGSLYHEMAIDPSDDIEAVTDILTQRAGGRVPGTPPWLSLFEEPPLHATPSGRATSPSPPARRPWGRPRTLSLDAKLSTLKGRGARRAAPPQHPLPHGSSSSSSGSSSPAMEHDHPGPLQSQV is encoded by the exons ATGTTTTGCCGTAACCAGCGGAGCCGGGTGACGGTGGCCCGTGGCTCGGCGCTGGAGATGGAGATCCGACGTGGCCGATGCCGGCTCAGCCTCCTGGCCGACTCCCCGCAG GACACGGAGATCCAGCGGAAGATGGAGCGGgagctgcggctgcgggagggggcCTGCAAGCTGCTGGCCGCCTGTAGCCGGCGGGAGCAGGCGCTGGAGGCCGCCAAGAGCCTCCTGGTCTGCAACAGCCGCGTCCTGGCTTACATGGCCGAGCTGCAGCGCAGGAAGGAGGCGCAGGTGTTGCGGCGGACGGCCAGGCG CCCTTCGGATGCCGGCCCCACGGACGAGCGCCTGCCCTGCCGGGGAACCGTCTGCATCTCAG ACCTGCGCATCCCGCTGATGTGGAAGGACACGGAGTATTTCAGGAATAAGGGAG AGCTGCACCGCTGCGCCGTCTTCTGCCTGCTGCAGCTCGGGGCGGAGATCCACGACACCCCCATGGTGCTGGTGGACCGGACCCTCACCGACATCTGCTTCGAGAGCGCCGTCCTCTT CTCGGAGGCCGGTCCCGACTTCGAGTTGAAGGTGGAGCTGTACAGCGCGGGGTTGGCAGGGGGGTCGGCGCAGGGCAGCACCCCCAGGAAGCTGGCCACCCGCCTCAGCACCTCCCTGGGACGTTCCTCCGGCAAACGG GTGCGCGCCGCCATGGACGGggctcccggcagccccccgggCAACGGGGGcaccagccccctcctcctgccggcCCCCAGCGTGCC GGGTCCCAAATTCCACCTGCTGGCACATGCCGTCCTCTCCCTGGCTGAGGTGCAGGATGGCTTCCGCACCCACGACCTCGCCATCGCCAGCAACG AGGAGAGCTCCTTCTGGCTGCCCCTCTACGGCAGCATGTGCTGCCGCCTGgctgcacagccccgctgcaTGGCCGCCCCCGTGACCAGCGGCTTCCTCCGGCTGCAG CAGCCGGGGGCCGAGGCGCAGAGCGGGGCCCGTCTGTACTGCGTCCTGCGCGGCACCGACCTCCTCTGCTACCACGACCCCGGCGAGGCCGAGGCCGGGCTGGAGCCGGCCCTCACCATCGCCGTCAACAAG GAGACCCGCATCCGCGCGGCGGAGCGGGAGGGGCGCGGGCAGCCCCACGGCATGGCCGTCACCAACCGGTACGGCGGCGAGGAGGTGACCCACACGCTGCTGGCCGAGAGCCGGGCCGAGGCGCAGCGATGGATGGAAGCCTTCTGGCAGCACTTCTACGACATGA GCCAGTGGAAGCAGTGCTGTGACGAGCTGATGAGGATCGAGGTGCCACCACCACGCCGGCCACCCGCCATGCTGCCCCGGCAGGGCTCGCTCTACCACGAGATGG CTATTGATCCGTCCGACGACATCGAGGCGGTGACAGACATCCTCACGCAGCGGGCGGGGGGCCGGGTGCCGGGGACCCCCCCGTGGCTCTCCCTCTTCGAGGAGCCCCCCCTGCACGCCACCCCCTCTGGCCGGGcgaccagccccagcccccccgcccgccgcccctggGGCCGCCCCCGCACCCTCTCCCTGGACGCCAAGCTCAGCACCCTGAAGGGGcggggggcccggcgggcggcc cccccccagcaccccttgcCCCAcggctccagctcctccagcagcggcagcagcagcccggccATGGAGCACGACCACCCCGGCCCTCTCCAGTCCCAGGTCTGA
- the INO80B gene encoding INO80 complex subunit B: protein MSKAWRRGRMEGGEHGEEAEAGGGHGSHKKKHKKHKKKHKKKHHHEAAGPPPPPAAPEPTAGLRKPQLKLKIKLGGQILGTKSVPTFTVVPEAPRSPSPLMVVDEEEEPTEGVPIEQYRAWLDEDSNLDPSPLPDLDSESCFPAREEEEEEEERWLDALEKGELDDNGELKKEVDESLLTARQKALLHKQQSQPLLELPMGYKAKELTEEMLVKREERARKRRLQAAKKAEENKNQTIERLTKTNKAKVKTLRERKAKQAPCPVVHYCNAIDRITVSFPAGVALPLLPTPAPALPPPVVLCGVTGCSNHKRYSCSRTGLPLCSLACYRRNLQLQEAAA from the exons ATGAGCAAGGCCTGGCGGCGCGGCAGGATGGAGGGCGGCGAGCACG GGGAGGAGgccgaggcgggcggcgggcacgGCTCCCACAAGAAGAAGCACAAGAAGCACAAGAAGAAGCACAAGAAGAAGCACCACCAtgaggcggcggggccgccgccgccccccgcggcccccgagccCACCGCCGGCCTGCGCAAGCCCCAGCTCAAGCTCAAGATCAAGCTGGGGGGGCAGATCCTGGGCACCaagag CGTGCCGACCTTCACGGTGGTCCCCGAGGCGCCACGCTCACCCTCCCCGCTGATGGTGGTGGACGAGGAGGAGGAGCCCACGGAGGGGGTGCCCATCGAGCAGTACCGGGCCTGGCTGG ATGAGGACAGCAACCTAGACCCCTCACCCCTGCCAGACCTGGATTCGGAGAGCTGCTTTCCTGCccgcgaggaagaggaggaggaggaagagcgcTGGCTCGACGCCCTGGAGAAGGGCGAGCTGGACGATAACGGGGAGCTCAAGAAGGAGGTGGACGAGTCCCTGCTGACggcccgacag AAAGCCCTCCTGCACAAGCAGCAGAGCCAGccgctgctggagctgcccaTGGGCTACAAGGCGAAGGAGCTGACGGAGGAGATGCTGGTGAAGCGGGAGGAGCGGGCCCGCAAGCGGCGCCTGCAGGCAGCCAAGAAGGCGGAGGAGAACAAGAACCAGACCATCGAGCGCCTGACCAAGACCAACAAGGCCAAGGTGAAGACGCTGCGGGAGCGCAAGGCCAAGCAGGCCCCCTGCCCCGTTGTCCACTACTGCAACGCCATCGACCGCATCACCGTCTCCTTCCCGGCCGGCGTGGCCCTGCCGCTGctgcccaccccggccccggccctgccaccccccgtcGTCCTCTGCGGTGTCACCGGCTGCTCCAACCACAAGCGCTACTCCTGCTCCCGCACTGgcctgcccctctgcagcctggcCTGCTACAGGAGgaacctccagctgcaggaggccgCGGCCTAG
- the MOGS gene encoding mannosyl-oligosaccharide glucosidase, which produces MAGERRRRGGDGLRERTRERGSRREREQQRGPGRGRTALVVTAAAAALALGLAAAAAEWNRWSAAARLVTPHPAPPALPPGSTGPLASPHRFWGTYRPHVYFGMKTRSPRALVTGLMWLQQGEGGGSLRHTCEQGDGLSRYGWLMHDGENFGVQEIHDGGLFLKTEFVKRPGGEHGGDWSWRVTARMEGTGGPAPLLSLFFYVATDGQGTLEPHLENKSQLAAVTGTSEELGDFTLTFLRPTAENGEDPKYASYNYLDAASPGLHRLTEVVRSSLSNRFVFAPPGKPRRRFFAVDTFRGLPGAVGEPPRGRLLLHQVTLEPSGTVEVTFESGSVADRPGRLAGGALSAALAQHTAAFEQRFEETFGLGRKGFPASQRRFAQAALSDMLGGMGYFHGRSLVQSPLQEHPVPAPEAALFTAVPSRSFFPRGFLWDEGFHQLLLARWDPALSREVIAHWLDLMNAEGWIPREQILGEEARAKVPPEFLLQHSETANPPTLLLALQRLLPDAPLPYLRRLFPRLRAWYDWYNRTQAGPLPLTFRWRGRDPHPERFLNPKTLASGLDDYPRASHPSPDERHLDLRCWMALASRVLGEVAERLGEPSGPYREMEQALSDNRLLEQLHWAQELGAFADYGNHSSAVGLRWQRVVPAAPGRPPPDPQLVREVREAPRPRFVGALGYVSLFPLLLQLLRPDSPRLPTVLATMRNERQLWTPFGLRSLARDSPLYMQRNTQHDPPYWRGPVWVNINYLALRALHGYASANGPQRERAAELYRELRHNLVANLYRQYTESGFLWEQYSDSTGRGQGCHPFAGWSALVVLVMAEDY; this is translated from the exons AtggcgggcgagcggcggcgaCGCGGCGGGGATGGGCTGCGGGAACGGACCCGGGAGCGCGGATCCCGGCGGGAACGGGAACAGCAGCGGGGCCCGGGTCGGGGTCGGACGGCGCTGGTGGtaacggcggcggcggcagcgctggCGCTGggcctggcggcggcggcggctgagtGGAACCGGTGGAGCGCGGCCGCCCGCCTCGTTACCCctcaccccgctccccccgccctcccccccggTTCGACCGGGCCCCTCGCCTCGCCCCACCGTTTCTGGGGGACTTACCGGCCTCACGTCTACTTCGGGATGAAGACGCGCAGCCCGCGGGCTCTCGTTACCG ggctgatgTGGCTTCAGCAAGGTGAGGGAGGAGGCAGTTTACGTCACACCTGCGAGCAGGGCGACGGTCTGTCGCGATACGGTTGGCTGATGCACGACGGGGAGAATTTCGGGGTGCAGGAGATCCACGACGGGGGTTTGTTCCTGAAAACCGAATTCGTTAAGCGACCGGGAGGCGAACACGGAGGGGATTGGAGTTGGCGCGTCACCGCACGGATGgag ggcacgggcggcccggcccccctcctctccctcttcttctaCGTCGCCACGGATGGGCAGGGAACGCTGGAGCCGCACCTGGAGAACAAGTCGCAGCTGGCTGCTGTGACGGGGACGTCGGAGGAACTGGGAGACTTCACCCTCACCTTCCTCCGCCCCACAGCGGAGAACGGGGAGGACCCCAAATATGCCAG CTACAACTACCTGGATGCAGCGAGCCCGGGGCTGCACCGCCTGACCGAGGTGGTGCGCAGCAGCCTGAGCAACCGCTTCGTCTTCGCCCCGCCGGGGAAACCCCGCCGCCGCTTCTTTGCCGTCGACACCTttcgggggctgccgggggcggtgGGAGAGCCCCCGCGCGGGCGCCTGCTGCTGCACCAGGTGACGCTGGAGCCTTCCGGGACAGTGGAGGTGACCTTCGAGTCGGGCAGCGTGGCAGATCGGCCTGGGCGGCTGGCAGGGGGAGCACTATCTGCGGCACTGGCGCAGCACACGGCTGCCTTCGAGCAGCGCTTCGAGGAGACTTTCGGGCTGGGACGCAAGGGCTTCCCTGCCTCGCAGCGGCGCTTCGCCCAGGCTGCCCTCAGCGACATGCTGGGTGGGATGGGCTACTTCCACGGGCGCTCGTTGGTGCAGTCCCCGCTGCAGGAGCACCCCGTGCCCGCCCCCGAGGCCGCCCTCTTCAccgccgtcccctcccgctccttcTTCCCTCGCGGCTTCCTCTGGGACGAGGGCTTCCACCAGCTGCTGTTGGCCCGCTGGGACCCGGCCCTGAGCCGCGAGGTGATCGCCCACTGGCTGgacctcatgaacgccgagggcTGGATCCCGCGGGAGCAGATCCTGGGCGAGGAGGCGCGGGCCAAGGTGCCCCCCGAGTTCCTCCTGCAGCACAGCGAGACGGCCaacccccccaccctgctgctggcGCTGCAGCGGCTGCTGCCGGACGCCCCCCTGCCCTACCTGCGCCGCCTCTTCCCCCGCCTGCGCGCCTGGTACGACTGGTACAACCGAACGCAGGCTGGACCCCTGCCCCTCACCTTCCGCTGGCGTGGCCGCGACCCCCACCCCGAGCGTTTCCTCAACCCCAAGACGCTGGCCTCGGGGCTGGATGACTACCCCCGTGCCTCCCACCCCTCACCTGACGAGCGGCACCTGGACCTGCGCTGCTGGATGGCACTGGCCTCCCGAGTGCTGGGGGAGGTGGCCGAGCGACTGGGGGAGCCGTCCGGGCCCTACCGGGAGATGGAGCAGGCACTGAGTGACAacaggctgctggagcagctgcacTGGGCACAGGAACTGGGCGCCTTCGCTGACTACGGCAACCACAGCTCGGCggtggggctgcgctggcagcGGGTGGTCCCGGCAGCTCCAGGGCGGCCCCCTCCGGACCCCCAGCTGGTACGGGAGGTGCGGGAGGCCCCACGGCCCCGCTTCGTGGGAGCCCTGGGCTATGTCAGCCTcttcccgctgctgctgcagctgctgcgcCCTGACTCGCCGCGGTTGCCCACCGTGCTGGCCACCATGCGCAACGAGCGGCAACTCTGGACGCCCTTCGGGCTGCGCTCCCTGGCCCGCGACAGCCCACTCTACATGCAGCGCAACACCCAGCACGACCCCCCGTACTGGCGTGGCCCCGTTTGGGTCAACATCAACTACCTGGCGCTGCGGGCGCTGCACGGCTACGCCAGCGCCAATGGGCCGcagcgggagcgggcggcggagCTTTACCGGGAGCTGCGCCACAACCTCGTGGCCAACCTGTACCGGCAGTACACCGAGAGCGGCTTCCTCTGGGAGCAGTACAGCGACAGCACCGGCCGTGGCCAGGGCTGCCACCCCTTTGCTGGCTGGTCCGCACTGGTCGTGCTGGTGATGGCCGAGGACTACTAG
- the CCDC142 gene encoding coiled-coil domain-containing protein 142 yields MEDGGPERRAGEPCLQVGEGDGAGLSDLILLLLTARPPLPAPGDGATGREPAETGSSSLGGLARSLQKAEAMLRSCVSPGLRRLLPSWPRERSYGSSEDEEEEEEEEMPALLTLLEQSFPGLHRCLYVWENPRTETFRGHVRPQPGDSAAATAFSYHPVHPRVAERGAALHALLQHRHHLRLVRDYSRRLKAASDFLRRLLVLVERPEPPAGELGATQPLRGLCQELRTHAGHWSGLRRRMRSDPWLRPLLLRRHESVAHMRRVLLLLALHAARLAERHVEARLRGLARASPATAAPPALLSDLFQGLEIYNQVVGNLALELDIARCLPTGIAGCHGATGDRSNAFPVARVLGILAAERGQLVAERLQPLLQLRDGGSGAEHVCWEDATVPSPPEHGTTAADAGPSGREESLGLARELQALCREDEELMGLVLGALVASADSLWHHILHGPKQEKLAVADSPESLEPPAASLGMATRPSSAGWKSVRWLDASRAPAAEALHAQYRPLFWGATSTVLGHRLGPPHYGASGATAAAWELSRALAQARVPRECEEELGRLCLRLLCRGVLRSWEQDFARTLGSGLSDKCSGEPVPAAGPVWSRTARCLQRLYPALAFALRCLRPLPARLPGHPPGSPCLRLQVLGCCLATAQAACSWLMGRACRYLAAWALPQFLLVTQGDLQLLKTETDRLVVLVSGTFPEPGDAPPHLLPALLSHQEHQLCQQIRSMAASIQLFSGDVLKMFSTNCKRMSAEIFDQTMPLGKHWRVGLRADLPSSPSEYAAAAAQAVLGQVLQGVQLLPRDAQAPALARVTTAFLEAWMDHILAQRIKFSLQGALQLRQDFELVRELVGSERYGLAPETRQSLLSLRVFQQMDGAILCLLQQPGGLAGVPPRPWHSLRHCCSDNGAQPQEPAAGSLHGLETLEVPGAAAGTPPSTPDAEVPGRLRSGVPESYLSGSQQQWLSLRLHRARRWRVPGLPCVGNSPET; encoded by the exons ATGGAGGACGGCGGCCCTGAGCGTCGCGCCggggagccctgcctgcag GTGGGTGAAGGCGATGGCGCCGGTCTGAGCgacctcatcctcctcctcctgacggcccgcccgcccctgcccgccccgggggaTGGAGCTACCGGCAGGGAGCCCGCCGAGACAG gcagcagctccctggggggCCTGGCCCGCTCCCTGCAGAAGGCGGAGGCCATGCTGCGCAGCTGTGTCAGCCCCGGCCTGCGGCGCCTGCTGCCCTCATGGCCCCGCGAGCGCAGCTACGGCAGcagcgaggatgaggaggaggaggaggaggaggaaatgccGGCCCTCCTGAccctgctggagcagagcttCCCAGGCCTGCACCGCTGCCTCTACGTCTGGGAGAACCCCCGCACCGAGACCTTCCGGGGCCATGTACGGCCCCAGCCCGGTGACAGCGCCGCCGCCACTGCCTTCTCCTACCACCCCGTCCACCCACGTGTGGCTGAGCGCGGCGCTGCCCTGCACGCCCTGCTGCAGCACCGCCACCACCTCCGCCTCGTCCGCGACTACAGCCGCCGGCTGAAGGCTGCCTCCGACTTCCTCCGCCGGCTCCTGGTGCTGGTGGAGCGGCCGGAGCCGCCGGCAGGGGAGCTGGGGGCCACCCAGCCGCTGCGGGGGCTCTGCCAGGAGCTGCGGACGCACGCTGGCCACTGGAGCGGGCTGCGGCGGCGGATGCGCAGCGACCCGTGGCTGCGGCCGCTGCTGCTGCGCCGGCACGAGTCGGTGGCGCACATGCGGCgggtgttgctgctgctggcactgcacGCTGCGCGGCTGGCTGAGCGCCATGTTGAGGCACGGCTGCGGGGGCTGGCGCGGGCCAGCCCGGCCACTGCTGCTCCCCCGGCGCTGCTCTCCGACCTCTTTCAGGGCCTGGAGATCTACAATCAAGTGGTGGGCAACCTGGCCCTGGAGCTGGACATCGCCAGATGCTTGCCCACTGGCATCGCCGGCTGCCACGGGGCTACTGGGGACCGCTCCAATGCCTTCCCTGTGGCCAGGGTGCTGGGGATACTGGCGGCTGAGCGGGGGCAGCTGGTGGCCGAGcggctccagcccctcctgcagctGCGGGATGGTGGCAGTGGGGCAGAACATGTCTGCTGGGAGGACGCCACAGTGCCTTCGCCCCCAGAGCATGGCACCACAGCAGCGGATGCAGGACCCTCTGGACGGGAGGAGTCGCTGGGCCTCGCTAGGGAGCTGCAGGCACTATGCAGGGAGGACGAGGAGCTGATGGGCCTCGTcctgggggcgctggtggccTCCGCCGACAGCCTTTGGCACCACATCCTCCAtgggcccaagcaggagaagctggCGGTGGCAGATAGCCCGGAGTCCCTGGAGCCACCGGCCGCCAGCTTGGGCATGGCCACCAGGCCAAGCTCTGCCGGCTGGAAGTCGGTGCGGTGGCTGGACGCCTCCCGTGCACCGGCAGCCGAGGCCCTGCACGCCCAGTACCGCCCGCTCTTCTGGGGGGCCACCAGCACCGTGCTGGGGCACCGCCTGGGGCCACCGCACTACGGGGCCAGTGGGGCCACGGCCGCCGCATGGGAGCTGAGCCGTGCTCTCGCCCAGG CCCGTGTCCCCCGGGAAtgcgaggaggagctggggcgaCTCTGCCTGCGCCTGCTCTGCCGGGGCGTCCTCCGGAGCTGGGAACAAG ACTTTGCCCGCACCCTGGGCTCGGGTCTGTCCGACAAGTGCTCGGGGGAGCCGGTGCCGGCAGCAGGGCCGGTGTGGAGCAGGACGGCACGATGCCTGCAGCGGCTCTACCCAGCCCTGGCCTTCGCCCTGCGCTGCCTGCGAcccctgcccgcccgcctgcccg GCCACCCCCCCGGCTCGCCCTGCCTGCGCCTGCAggtgctgggctgctgcctgGCCACGGCAcaggctgcctgctcctggctgatGGGCAGAGCCTGCCGGTACCTGGCGGCCTGGGCCCTGCCCCAGTTCCTGCTCGTCACCCAGGGGGACCTGCAG CTGctgaagacagagacagacaggctggtggtgctggtcAGTGGGACCTTCCCGGAGCCTGGGGATGCCCCCCCAcacctgctccctgccctgctgtcccaCCAGGAGCACCAGCTGTGCCAGCAGATTCGCTCCATGGCTGCCAGCATCCAG CTCTTCTCAGGGGACGTGCTGAAGATGTTCTCCACCAACTGCAAGCGGATGTCGGCGGAGATCTTCGACCAGACCATGCCGCTGGGCAAGCACTGGAGGGTCGGCCTCCGCGCCG ACCTGCCCAGTTCCCCCAGTGAGTACGCGGCGGCAGCGGCCCAGGCGGTGCTGGGCCAGGTGCTGCAGGGCGTCCAGCTCCTGCCCCGGGATGCCCAAGCACCCGCCCTGGCCCGGGTGACCACGGCCTTCCTGGAGGCATGGATGGACCACATCCTGGCCCAGAGGATCAAGTTCAG CCTGCAGGGAGCCTTGCAGCTGCGGCAGGACTTCGAGCTGGTGCGGGAGCTGGTGGGCTCCGAGCGCTACGGGCTGGCCCCCGAGACCCGGCAGTCGCTGCTGTCCCTCCGCGTCTTCCAGCAGATGGACGGGGCGatcctctgcctcctgcagcagcccGGCGGGTTGGCTGGtgtgcccccccgcccctggcACTCCCTGCGCCACTGCT gctcgGACAACGGTGCCCAGCCGCAGGAGCCGGCCGCGGGCAGCCTGCACGGCCTGGAGACCCTGGAAGTACcgggggcagcagcggggaccCCTCCGTCCACCCCCGACGCCGAGGTGCCGGGGCGGCTGCGAAGCGGCGTCCCCGAATCCTACCTCTCGGGCAGCCAGCAGCAATGGCTGTCGCTGCGGCTGCACCGGGCCCGGCGCTGGCGTGTGCCCGGTTTGCCCTGCGTCGGTAACAGCCCCGAGACCTGA